One Phaseolus vulgaris cultivar G19833 chromosome 2, P. vulgaris v2.0, whole genome shotgun sequence DNA window includes the following coding sequences:
- the LOC137811142 gene encoding acyl-CoA-binding protein isoform X2, with product MVMQEDFEEYANKAKTLPPNQTNENLLIIYGLYKQATVGPVNTSRPGILNMKDRAKWDAWKAVEGKSKDEAMNDYITKVKQLLEEAGLPA from the exons ATGGTTATGCAGGAGGACTTTGAGGAGTATGCTAACAAAGCAAAAACTTTGCCACCAAATCAAACAAATGAGAACTTGCTTATCATTTATGGATTGTACAAGCAGGCCACTGTTGGACCTGTTAACACCT CCCGTCCTGGAATATTGAACATGAAGGACAGAGCTAAATGGGATGCATGGAAGGCTGTTGAAG GGAAATCCAAGGATGAAGCAATGAATGATTACATCACTAAGGTGAAACAGCTGCTGGAAGAAGCTGGCTTGCCTGCTTGA
- the LOC137811142 gene encoding acyl-CoA-binding protein isoform X1 translates to MGLKEDFEEYANKAKTLPPNQTNENLLIIYGLYKQATVGPVNTSRPGILNMKDRAKWDAWKAVEGKSKDEAMNDYITKVKQLLEEAGLPA, encoded by the exons GAGGACTTTGAGGAGTATGCTAACAAAGCAAAAACTTTGCCACCAAATCAAACAAATGAGAACTTGCTTATCATTTATGGATTGTACAAGCAGGCCACTGTTGGACCTGTTAACACCT CCCGTCCTGGAATATTGAACATGAAGGACAGAGCTAAATGGGATGCATGGAAGGCTGTTGAAG GGAAATCCAAGGATGAAGCAATGAATGATTACATCACTAAGGTGAAACAGCTGCTGGAAGAAGCTGGCTTGCCTGCTTGA